Proteins encoded together in one Penicillium digitatum chromosome 1, complete sequence window:
- a CDS encoding Allantoinase Dal1, putative, protein MATNLSSIAVVASSRAVISGRLTSATVVISRTTGKITAVFDSVLPASEFPVDTPYTDYSPHVLLPGLVDAHVHLNEPGRTEWEGFYTGTQAAAFGGVTTVIDMPLNAIPPTTTVNGLKEKIQAAQGKCWVDVGFYGGIIPGNAGELKALVQEGVRGFKGFLIDSGVDEFPAVGREDIEKVMIELADEPTTLMFHAEMVPPITASVGDEGQTSDAPADPVGPLEAYATFLASRPSSFETCAIESILSLAHLAPNLPLHIVHLSAMEAIPLLRDARAHGVKITAETCFHYLSLAAEEVRDGDTRHKCCPPIRSKLNQDSLWEELEKHTNDGVIKTVVSDHSPCTPDLKMLPTHIPGHCTGSKDEESGNFFSAWGGISSVGLGLPILWTDLSRRRSLTSSPEDENTKNALQDVVRLCCANTATQVGLQSHKGDLVVGFDADICVFDDSAEWTVEPSTMLFRNKCSPYQGRTLRGMVRETWLRGERIFSRDQGFDNQSPHASIPVR, encoded by the exons ATGGCAACCAACCTCTCCTCCATTGCCGTGGTGGCTTCATCTCGCGCCGTTATCTCCGGTCGTTTGACCTCTGCTACGGTGGTGATCTCTCGGACAACTGGGAAGATCACCGCTGTCTTTGATTCCGTGCTTCCAGCATCGGAGTTCCCTGTCGATACTCCCTATACCGACTACTCGCCTCATGTTTTGCTGCCCGGCTTGGTTGATGCACACGTTCATTTGAACGAGCCCGGCCGCACGGAATGGGAGGGCTTCTACACCGGCACCCAAGCCGCTGCCTTTGGTGGTGTGACTACCGTCATTGACATGCCTCTCAATGCTATCCCACCCACTACCACCGTGAACGGCTTAAAAGAGAAGATTCAGGCTGCCCAGGGCAAGTGCTGGGTTGATGTTGGTTTCTACGGCGGTATCATCCCCGGCAATGCGGGCGAGCTCAAGGCTCTTGTCCAGGAGGGTGTCCGCGGCTTCAAGGGTTTCCTGATTGACAGTGGT GTTGACGAGTTTCCCGCTGTCGGCAGAGAGGATATTGAAAAGGTCATGATCGAGCTGGCCGATGAGCCAACAACTCTCATGTTCCATGCCGAAATGGTGCCTCCCATTACCGCATCTGTGGGCGACGAGGGTCAGACATCTGATGCACCTGCCGACCCTGTTGGCCCTCTTGAGGCGTATGCTACTTTCCTGGCCTCGAGACCTTCCTCATTCGAGACCTGCGCCATCGAAAGCATTCTGTCTTTGGCTCATCTGGCTCCCAACCTCCCCTTGCATATCGTTCATCTCTCTGCAATGGAAGCTATCCCATTATTGCGGGACGCCCGCGCCCATGGCGTCAAGATCACCGCCGAGACTTGCTTCCACTATCTGTCCCTGGCAGCGGAGGAAGTACGCGACGGCGACACCCGCCACAAGTGCTGCCCACCTATCCGCTCAAAGTTGAACCAAGATAGTCTGTGGGAAGAGCTGGAGAAGCACACCAACGACGGCGTCATCAAGACCGTCGTCTCCGACCACTCCCCCTGCACACCAGACCTGAAGATGCTCCCAACTCATATCCCCGGTCACTGTACCGGCAGCAAGGATGAGGAAAGTGGTAACTTCTTCTCTGCCTGGGGTGGCATCTCTTCCGTTGGACTGGGCCTCCCCATTCTCTGGACAGATCTCAGTCGTCGTCGGAGCTTGACATCTTCACCAGAAGACGAGAATACCAAGAACGCGCTCCAGGACGTCGTCCGTCTCTGCTGTGCCAACACTGCTACTCAGGTTGGCTTGCAGTCGCACAAGGGCGACCTGGTTGTCGGCTTTGATGCTGATATCTGTGTTTTCGATGACTCTGCCGAATGGACCGTGGAGCCGAGTACCATGCTCTTCCGGAACAAGTGCTCCCCATACCAGGGTCGTACTCTGCGTGGCATGGTCCGGGAGACCTGGCTGCGTGGTGAGCGTATCTTCAGCCGTGACCAAGGCTTTGACAACCAATCGCCGCATG CATCCATTCCCGTTAGATGA
- a CDS encoding Ribosomal protein S14 has translation MNSVPRDFLPDDIVFAEDLLELGFVVTKDDKIRYIAAPDQGPRYKVNRSDRINKVHIEALHSQQTFRYIFIVVYGPDESFGANNLTEAIRTNIIDRLLGMGMHFMKIPKGSKRQVPIMVSGNVTTAPRVVVFCGEIVEDLGVFSYRDACDDGISFGSILGFAKGLLGENAQDSPNALILANAGHTVWYNAGWLAMTPDSVDGQHRTSAVERKRPLSARNVVGSIGEHVRNVFEQVLMRGTFRVGARIDVIGLSEGGHAAMTYLKNHWSFWSPHISSLSLINPETMLGTNTKTDDLKGPGSFAWFMKHRCRAWIICDKPIGTRMPGLDLPHGCNTYSSGEGTKSACMITRGVGHILTWMNIMHYTPMAMERFGVVSGETDPSHNVILINNVPEVPDGKIEVHNLDVISQMKGLLAGVTFTEDMSTFFNNKLYSADDNENTSDDGSEGSAVYRVEDNDELDALPDAPNVLSVPETPPHYDDVVVGKTGPFDLKDLQDIREDEEEE, from the exons ATGAATAGTGTTCCGAGAGACTTCCTCCCCGATGATATCGTCTTCGCAGAAGACCTATTGGAGCTTGG ATTTGTTGTCACGAAAGATGACAAAATCCGGTACATCGCCGCCCCGGACCAGGGCCCTCGTTACAAGGTCAACCGAAGTGACCGCATCAACAAGGTCCACATTGAGGCCCTCCATAGTCAGCAAACCTTCAGATACATTTTCATAGTAGTCTATGGTCCTGATGAATCATTTGGCGCTAATAACCTCACAGAGGCGATCCGTACCAACATCATCGACCGGCTCCTGGGAATGGGCATGCATTTCATGAAGATTCCCAAGGGTAGCAAGAGGCAGGTCCCCATCATGGTGTCGGGCAATGTGACCACTGCACCTCGAGTTGTTGTTTTCTGCGGCGAGATTGTTGAAGACCTGGGTGTCTTCTCGTACCGTGACGCTTGCGACGACGGTATTTCTTTCGGGTCGATCCTGGGCTTTGCAAAAGGTCTGCTCGGTGAGAATGCTCAAGATTCGCCTAATGCTCTCATTCTTGCCAACGCTGGTCACACCGTCTGGTATAATGCAGGTTGGCTCGCGATGACCCCGGACAGTGTTGATGGTCAACATCGCACCTCTGCTGTGGAGCGCAAGCGTCCACTGAGTGCTCGTAACGTGGTTGGCTCCATCGGTGAACATGTTCGGAATGTCTTCGAACAAGTCTTGATGCGCGGTACCTTCCGAGTCGGTGCCAGAATCGACGTCATCGGCCTGTCTGAGGGCGGCCATGCTGCCATGACATACCTGAAGAATCACT GGAGTTTCTGGTCGCCCCATATCTCCTCCCTCTCCCTGATCAACCCCGAGACAATGCTTGGCACAAACACCAAGACGGATGACCTGAAGGGTCCAGGGTCATTTGCCTGGTTCATGAAACACCGTTGCCGTGCCTGGATCATCTGTGATAAGCCGATTGGCACACGTATGCCTGGTCTTGACCTCCCTCATGGCTGCAACACATACTCCTCCGGGGAAGGCACAAAGTCTGCGTGTATGATCACTCGTGGTGTGGGACACATCTTGACTTGGATGAACATTATGCACTACACTCCAATGGCGATGGAGAGATTTGGTGTGGTCTCTGGCGAGACCGATCCCAGCCACAATGTTATTCTGATCAACAACGTTCCGGAAGTCCCTGACGGCAAGATTGAAGTGCATAACCTAGATGTTATAAGCCAGATGAAAGGCTTACTGGCCGGTGTCACGTTCACGGAGGACATGAGTACTTTTTTCAATAACAAGCTATACTCTGCTGATGATAATGAAAACACAAGCGATGACGGCAGCGAGGGTTCGGCCGTTTACAGAGTTGAAGACAATGATGAGCTTGATGCTCTTCCTGACGCTCCCAACGTTCTTTCCGTTCCGGAAACTCCTCCTCACTACGACGACGTGGTTGTCGGCAAGACTGGGCCATTTGACCTCAAAGATCTGCAAGATATCCgagaggacgaagaagaagagtaA
- a CDS encoding mitochondrial 37S ribosomal protein uS14m: MTKMAGLFRPKKLDLSGFVNTRLIRDNNKRMAFEQTEPERQALRYMIRNTSLPGRVRAQAQLQLSQMHAYTRPTQIKNRCVASGTARSVFRDFRINRYQFRMQALAGELPGVKKASW, translated from the exons ATGACCAAAATGGCAGGGCTCTTCCGCCCTAAGAAGCTTGATCTCTCTGGATTTGTCAATACCCGCTTGATTCGGGACAACAACAAGCGCATGGCCTTTGAGCAGACCGAGCCTGAACG ACAAGCTCTCCGCTACATGATCCGCAACACATCTCTCCCGGGCCGTGTCCGCGCGCAGGCTCAGCTCCAATTGTCGCAGATGCACGCCTACACCCGCCCCACGCAGATCAAGAACCGTTGTGTGGCATCGGGCACTGCCCGTAGTGTCTTCCGCGATTTCAGAATCAACAGA TACCAATTCCGTATGCAGGCTCTCGCAGGTGAACTTCCCGGCGTGAAAAAGGCCAGTTGGTAA
- a CDS encoding Mitotic spindle biogenesis protein Spc19, putative, whose translation MAASLSSSVTSLQSSLQILDNSISTLDAGVNDFPRLCKVLQTTRHFELLPEPTLHEAQQSLLDEITPSIAHLLTLSSNHVEKLARREQGLKAKCELQEGRLSSTPESRSSATRSQPQSSSLRGRMAGSGAASSGNAATSKAAELRRLVQKKERLKFAVDRLELQSTQKQRQLRKSMAAQ comes from the exons ATGGCAGCTTCATTGTCTTCCTCAGTCACCTCATTACAGTCCTCTCTCCAGATTCTGGACAACTCTATATCCACTCTCGATGCGGGTGTGAACGATTTCCCTCGTCTATGTAAAGTCCTCCAAACAACGCGA CACTTTGAGCTCCTCCCTGAGCCTACATTGCACGAAGCGCAGCAATCTCTCCTTGACGAAATCACCCCCAGCATCGCCCACCTCCTCACGCTTTCATCAAACCACGTTGAAAAGCTCGCGCGCCGCGAACAAGGACTCAAGGCGAAATGTGAACTTCAAGAAGGTCGACTCTCGTCCACTCCGGAGAGCCGGTCATCAGCTACTCGCAGCCAACCTCAAAGCAGCTCACTGCGGGGTCGCATGGCGGGGTCCGGCGCTGCATCGTCAGGTAATGCAGCCACATCCAAGGCTGCAGAGCTGCGGAGACTTGTGCAGAAGAAAGAACGGCTTAAGTTCGCAGTCGATCGATTGGAACTACAGAGTACGCAGAAACAAAGGCAGTTGCGAAAGAGTATGGCTGCGCAGTGA